The following proteins come from a genomic window of Streptomyces sp. GS7:
- a CDS encoding type A2 lantipeptide: MRNDFTPVETREISEADLDSVSGGVLGDMVQDGTSALPGLPGLPGLPGLPGLPSGTISGGGGIQVTGPISGQAGFSGIAGL, encoded by the coding sequence ATGCGTAACGACTTCACCCCCGTCGAGACCCGAGAGATTTCCGAGGCCGACCTGGACAGCGTTTCCGGCGGCGTTCTCGGCGACATGGTTCAGGACGGCACGTCCGCGCTTCCGGGCCTGCCCGGGCTGCCGGGACTGCCGGGCCTGCCGGGTCTGCCCAGCGGCACGATCAGCGGCGGCGGTGGCATCCAGGTCACCGGCCCCATCTCGGGCCAGGCCGGCTTTTCCGGCATAGCCGGGCTCTGA
- a CDS encoding YeeE/YedE thiosulfate transporter family protein, protein MRTRGAILLANILTGLALGYTVTNIGFGDYAELNRMFTFQDLRMLLSFAGAVVIIVCAFALLRVRRTPGRIHAGVIPGAVLFGTGWAISGGCPAIPIIQVASGYLPALITIVGVIVGIRLCRWANARYFHLDRGSCGL, encoded by the coding sequence ATGCGCACCCGAGGCGCGATTCTGCTGGCCAACATCCTCACCGGACTGGCCCTCGGCTATACCGTCACCAACATCGGCTTCGGCGACTACGCCGAGCTGAACCGCATGTTCACCTTCCAGGACCTGCGCATGCTCCTCTCCTTCGCCGGCGCCGTGGTGATCATCGTGTGCGCGTTCGCTCTGCTGCGGGTCCGTCGCACCCCAGGGCGCATCCACGCCGGCGTGATCCCCGGCGCGGTGTTGTTCGGTACGGGCTGGGCGATCTCAGGTGGGTGCCCCGCAATCCCGATCATCCAGGTCGCCAGCGGATACCTGCCTGCCCTGATCACCATCGTCGGCGTCATCGTCGGTATCCGGCTGTGCCGCTGGGCCAATGCCCGATACTTCCACCTCGACCGCGGCTCCTGCGGGCTGTAG
- a CDS encoding class I SAM-dependent methyltransferase translates to MGEHQDGTRAAYDEVVELYASKFANRLETQPFSRNMIGTFAELVRGTGNPRAADVGCGPGHLTAMLHDLGLDAFGLDLSPGMIDHARRAHPALRFDEARMEDLPVEDGALGGVLAHYSMIHTPPGELPALLAEQVRVLASGGLLLVSFFATDGPEPVRFDHKVTPAYSWPVDRFAELLAGAGLVTFARLLHDPASERGFLDAHLLARLH, encoded by the coding sequence GTGGGGGAACACCAGGACGGGACCAGGGCGGCCTACGACGAGGTCGTCGAGCTGTATGCATCGAAGTTCGCTAATCGGTTGGAGACGCAACCGTTCTCGCGGAACATGATCGGCACCTTCGCCGAGCTGGTGCGCGGGACGGGGAACCCGCGGGCAGCCGACGTCGGGTGCGGGCCCGGACATCTGACGGCCATGCTGCACGACCTGGGGCTGGACGCCTTCGGGCTCGACCTCTCCCCGGGCATGATCGACCATGCCCGGCGGGCCCATCCGGCGCTGCGGTTCGACGAGGCGCGGATGGAGGACCTGCCGGTCGAGGACGGCGCGCTCGGCGGCGTGCTGGCCCACTACTCGATGATCCACACCCCTCCTGGGGAACTACCCGCGCTGCTCGCCGAGCAGGTGCGTGTCCTGGCGTCAGGGGGCCTGCTCCTGGTCTCGTTCTTCGCGACCGACGGACCCGAGCCGGTCCGCTTCGATCACAAGGTGACGCCCGCCTATAGCTGGCCGGTTGACCGGTTCGCCGAGCTGCTGGCCGGGGCCGGGCTCGTCACGTTCGCCCGGCTGCTCCACGACCCGGCCTCCGAGCGGGGCTTCCTCGACGCCCACCTGCTGGCCCGCCTCCACTAG
- a CDS encoding YeeE/YedE family protein: protein MSTYWPWWAGAIGLALVTINHTLITDRSLGVSAAWDRVLHWRRERRLEQMDEEFTDDQALAEALAAATAEHFGTGTGASTVPQEPYGTSRPLEADAEPAAGERPAATSLRPAPLVTQAALLMSVFLGGLVAAVTSGRFHLRHDMGPGFRNLVTANPATMIAVLFVGGVLVGFGTRLAGGCSSGHGLSGCGRLRPVSIVATAVFFGTAVVVSFLLWKVI from the coding sequence ATGAGTACCTACTGGCCCTGGTGGGCGGGCGCTATCGGGCTCGCTCTGGTCACCATCAACCACACCCTCATCACCGATCGGTCTCTCGGGGTGTCGGCCGCGTGGGATCGCGTGTTGCACTGGCGCCGGGAACGCCGCCTCGAGCAGATGGACGAGGAGTTCACCGACGATCAAGCTCTCGCCGAGGCGCTCGCCGCAGCTACAGCGGAGCACTTCGGTACCGGCACCGGCGCGTCCACCGTGCCGCAGGAACCGTACGGGACGTCGCGACCGCTCGAAGCGGACGCCGAACCGGCAGCGGGTGAGCGCCCCGCGGCCACGAGCCTGCGCCCGGCCCCGCTGGTCACCCAGGCTGCCCTGCTGATGTCGGTCTTCCTCGGCGGGCTCGTCGCCGCGGTCACCTCCGGGCGGTTCCACCTCCGCCACGACATGGGCCCGGGTTTCCGGAACCTGGTCACCGCCAATCCGGCCACCATGATCGCCGTGCTGTTCGTGGGTGGCGTGCTGGTCGGCTTCGGCACGCGGCTGGCCGGTGGGTGCAGCTCCGGCCACGGACTCAGCGGCTGCGGTCGGCTGCGCCCGGTCAGCATCGTCGCGACCGCCGTGTTCTTCGGCACCGCCGTCGTGGTGTCGTTCCTCCTGTGGAAGGTGATCTGA